In the Bactrocera dorsalis isolate Fly_Bdor unplaced genomic scaffold, ASM2337382v1 BdCtg014, whole genome shotgun sequence genome, one interval contains:
- the LOC105230878 gene encoding alpha-tocopherol transfer protein-like: MKPANLNEQYARFPEISREEMKKFVSWIHAQPHMQNLSEEEALHFFHACMNSMEMAKQVLDTNLTVRTHCDDFFTNLDCERSELQRAMRTVSICPLPQTTPEGYRVIIGKLADTNASNFNYVDCMKLYCMIFDMWMFEDGIRPGHIMVMDLKGVTLGHVARIGIFQMKKFLFYLQEAAAIRLIGFHFINIVPFMDKILALMTPFMKKELTSILYIHNNLEDFYKFVPQSILPKDYGGDELECVEFRETVYAKLKENREEMLQFEKRHQVNEKLRPGKPKNASELFGIQGNFKKLDID; encoded by the exons ATGAAACCCGCGAATTTGAACGAGCAATATGCTCGCTTCCCGGAAATCTCACGTGAAGAGATGAAAAAATTCGTCAGTTGGATACACGCCCAACCGCACATGCAAAATTTGTCCGAAGAGGAGGCGTTGCACTTCTTTCACGCCTGCATGAACAGCATGGAAATGGCCAAACAGGTGTTGGACACCAATCTAACGGTGCGCACACATTGCGATGATTTCTTCACGAATCTGGACTGTGAGCGCTCTGAGCTGCAGCGGgccatgcgaactgt CTCCATATGTCCGTTGCCACAAACCACACCCGAGGGTTATCGCGTTATAATCGGGAAGTTAGCTGATACAAATGCATCCAACTTCAATTACGTGGACTGCATGAAACT TTATTGCATGATTTTCGATATGTGGATGTTCGAAGATGGTATACGTCCAGGACACATTATGGTAATGGACTTAAAGGGCGTCACTTTGGGGCATGTGGCACGCATCGGCATATTTCAGATGAAAAAGTTTCTCTTCTATTTACAG GAAGCTGCCGCGATACGTTTGATTGGTTtccatttcatcaatattgtaCCATTTATGGATAAAATTTTGGCGCTAATGACACCGTTTATGAAGAAAGAGCTAACCAGTATACTGTATATACACAATAACCTAGAGGATTTCTATAAATTTGTACCACAGTCTATATTGCCTAAAGATTACGGCGGCGATGAGTTGGAATGTGTGGAATTCAGAG aaacCGTTTACGCCAAGCTTAAAGAAAATCGCGAAGAAATGCTGCAATTCGAAAAGCGTCATCAAGTAAACGAGAAATTGCGTCCGGGAAAACCGAAAAATGCCTCGGAGCTATTCGGCATTCAAGGGAATTTCAAGAAGTTGGATATTGACTAG